One genomic segment of Primulina tabacum isolate GXHZ01 chromosome 9, ASM2559414v2, whole genome shotgun sequence includes these proteins:
- the LOC142555902 gene encoding LOW QUALITY PROTEIN: COP1-interacting protein 7-like (The sequence of the model RefSeq protein was modified relative to this genomic sequence to represent the inferred CDS: deleted 1 base in 1 codon), giving the protein MDSETLLDYALFQLTPTRTRCDLVVFSGKTSEKIASGLVEPFISHLKYAKDQISKGGYSIKIRPPAADDASWFTKATFQRFVRFVSTPEILETVVRIEREISQIESAIQSNEVLKKEVTEHPGEVGSLSAADGITKKSVNSSKSSSEEGLNGAAPEENSRIRLQRVMDTRKVLLQKEQAMAYARAVVAGYEMDTIDDLIFFADTFGATRLREASIDFKELYKQKHSDDQWMDELAAMQASAATEFSFMGAPGILLAGENIPGNGISIGLSETLSDLASTPISDGSKASNLPTPEQTPQPQLQWMNQMPQYMYNFQGYPFPGMQPYYPGQMGWPSPGGIVPQFKDNQNRKSHKKKEKSVDAKGTDTSEEDEQTESSGSYSGTDSNDAKESDLKHSSKGQGYVTKNKKKSSKTVVIRNINYITSQRHSGEENEISDGSLGGAFPFDEDSIREGVDNALAKARKNKGQRGIHVENEANISGGKVISTWDAFQNLLMSHEEPTSNGTPIDFESEKIKKQPLNADDSVLAIQRGGDYDGTDMSDFMNGENIRPGIKKTVSQDESALFSRQIEESRTSQLGTPADFAAESSVLKNQKGEDWFVANPSQVSRTSDIKRVEFNYHDTAPYEGGFIKKETAVKTPMVDDSFMIQSRSAVDEAYVSDWKTDISMVPEVEKSTYPGIGDSNISRVEKSTSIEPDDLCMFLVRESQDSTGASWTPEMDYQLSVSFTEADKKSPTIKASGQVGKGLPVNGKSTNGKKTLSFPAKNPKALSGSLVKSKTDPLSKSKKTSSSSRSTVQKSKLEKEEEERRRKEELLLERQKRIAGRTTAQGSTPAATKKIPVAKK; this is encoded by the exons ATGGATTCGGAGACCCTTCTTGACTATGCTCTGTTTCAGCTCACGCCTACAAGAACAAG ATGCGATCTTGTGGTGTTTTCTGGGAAGACAAGTGAGAAAATTGCATCTGGACTTGTGGAACCGTTTATCTCTCACTTGAAATATGCAAAAGATCAGATTTCAAAAGGTGGGTATTCGATAAAAATTCGTCCACCTGCTGCTGATGATGCTTCATGGTTCACCAAAGCCACATTTCAGAG ATTTGTGCGCTTTGTGAGCACACCTGAAATTCTTGAAACAGTTGTTCGAATAGAACGAGAAATTTCACAGATTGAAAGTGCAATTCAATCTAATGAAGTTCTTAAGAAAGAGGTGACAGAACATCCAGGGGAAG TAGGAAGTTTATCGGCTGCTGATGGGATCACGAAGAAGTCAGTCAATTCCTCAAag TCATCCTCTGAAGAAGGACTTAATGGGGCTGCTCCAGAAGAAAATTCCAG GATTCGCCTTCAACGTGTTATGGATACTCGAAAAGTATTACTCCAGAAAGAGCAAGCCATGGCTTATGCTCGTGCAGTTGTGGCAGGATATGAAATGGACACAATTGATGATCTCATTTTCTTTGCAGACACATTTGGAGCCACACGTTTGAG AGAAGCATCCATTGATTTTAAGGAGCTATACAAGCAGAAGCATTCA GATGACCAATGGATGGATGAATTAGCTGCAATGCAAGCATCTGCTGCAACTGAATTCTCATTTATGGGAGCACCTGGAATTTTGCTCGCAGGTGAAAATATTCCCGGCAACGGTATTTCCATTGGCTTGTCTGAAACTCTATCTGATTTGGCTTCCACTCCAATTTCAGATGGAAGTAAAG CGAGTAATCTACCCACACCAGAACAGACACCTCAGCCACAATTACAATGGATGAACCAGATGCCACAATATATGTACAACTTCCAGGGTTATCCTTTTCCAGGGATGCAGCCATATTATCCAGGGCAAATGGGATGGCCATCTCCTGGTGGGATTGTTCCACAGTTCAAAGATAATCAAAACCGGAAATCACACAAGAAGAAAGAGAAATCTGTGGATGCAAAAGGAACTGATACATCTGAAGAGGATGAACAAACTGAATCTAGTGGCTCCTATTCTGGGACTGATTCCAACGATGCTAAAGAGAGTGACCTGAAGCATTCTTCAAAGGGGCAAGGATATGTTACAAAGAACAAGAAAAAGTCCTCCAAAACAGTCGTCATCCGAAACATAAATTACATAACTTCCCAGAGGCACAGCGGAGAGGAGAATGAAATATCGGACGGTTCATTAGGAGGGGCTTTTCCATTTGATGAAGATTCCATTAGAGAGGGGGTAGACAATGCACTTGCAAAAGCACGTAAAAATAAAGGGCAACGGGGAATCCATGTGGAGAA CGAAGCTAATATTTCGGGAGGAAAAGTAATTAGTACTTGGGATGCTTTTCAGAATCTTCTGATGAGTCACGAGGAGCCAACTTCTAATGGCACGCCTATAGACTTTGAATCAGAGAAAATTAAGAAACAACCTTTGAATGCTGATGATTCTGTTCTTGCCATTCAGAGAGGTGGAGACTATGATGGAACAGACATGTCAGATTTTATGAACGGTGAAAATATTCGGCCCGGTATAAAGAAAACTGTTTCTCAAGATGAGAGTGCATTGTTTTCACGACAAATAGAGGAATCAAGAACAAGCCAACTGGGAACTCCTGCAGATTTTGCTGCCGAATCTTCTGTTCTGAAAAACCAGAAAGGCGAAGATTGGTTTGTTGCAAATCCGTCCCAAGTTTCAAGAACAAGTGACATTAAACGAGTAGAATTTAATTATCATGACACCGCACCCTATGAAGGGGGCTTCATTAAAAAAGAAACAGCTGTAAAAACTCCCATGGTTGATGATTCCTTCATGATACAGTCTAGATCAGCAGTTGATGAAGCTTATGTTTCTGACTGGAAAACTGATATTAGCATGGTCCCAGAAGTTGAAAAATCGACATATCCCGGAATCGGAGATTCGAATATTTCCAGGGTTGAAAAATCTACATCCATTGAGCCTGATGACCTTTGTATGTTTCTTGTTAGGGAGTCGCAGGACTCAACGGGCGCATCATGGACTCCAGAAATGGATTATCAACTTTCAGTTTCTTTCACTGAAGCTGATAAAAAATCTCCAACCATTAAAGCCAGTGGTCAAGTGGGAAAAGGACTTCCTGTGAATGGTAAGAGCACCAATGGCAAGAAGACTTTAAGCTTCCCTGCAAAAAATCCTAAAGCTTTGTCAGGATCTCTTGTTAAGAGTAAGACCGACCCTTTGTCCAAGAGCAAGAAAACATCTTCCTCGAGTAGATCAACGGTTCAAAAGAGCAAGCTTGAAAAG GAGGAAGAGGAGCGCAGAAGAAAGGAAGAATTGTTGCTTGAGCGCCAGAAGAGAATTGCTGGAAGAACAACTGCTCAAGGTTCGACTCCTGCAGCAACTAAGAAAATTCCAGTTGCTAAGAAGTAG
- the LOC142555903 gene encoding uncharacterized protein LOC142555903 isoform X1, which translates to MAIGAFCGIAPFFFRKKHFRNQNKSKSKVSKVASQPKILESGPRKSSAMDVRSTKVSSSYGVATKTELKHKISSFRDLLDLSPCVGSASVNELLILTVKDLLKLYPCINRDVPVLEIEHATMHKAMKLLCDALKSLGDLWAKEEWVIQCKYDSSMEFEHADLEQIALEMLDEMIKLARERIFDTMDEDEERRESRCGTATFEEAFSESYSESKMSVSSSPETPTSVLPWKASTQIEKTPYSLTLLIRPRVLEIRKLNSIDVKHISLDMFPHKVVQDPRYLVQLSETGEEDEGCKTRGADINEVNHNLEIIERINDVDSPDCAMKVDTIKETLVKLSPPTQPPVAPLPPIGLTLPSMTLQKLAPSPPPPPPCVKSQKLVPTPPPSPPQMALKDGSPPLQPPVMCSERVSAPPPLPPPEMSSETVSTQPPSPPQMVSRNDAPPPPLYVMSSERVYAPPPPQPHVVSSEIVSAPPPGMTPRNGAQPPTPPMAKGAVPPPPPGLGGAKNLRLMKSASKLKRSSQMGNLYRLLKGKVEGSNVDVKVSGRKGRVGAASGGKQGMADALAEMTKRSAYFQKIEEDVKIHAESIKEVKNAISSFQTSDMVELLKFYKYVESHLEKLTDETQVLARFEDFPTKKLEALRMAAALYSKLDSIASTLQNWPIVSPVRQLLDKAESFFNKIKGEIDALERTKDEEAKKFQGHKIKFDFGILLRVKELMVDLSSSCMELALKEKKNAISQENSEFKCERRNSRPEKILWKSFQFAFRVYSFAGGHDDRADKLTRELADEIETDPLH; encoded by the exons ATGGCGATTGGAGCATTTTGTGGCATTGCGCCTTTCTTCTTCCGCAAGAAGCATTTTAGAAATCAG AATAAATCTAAGTCGAAAGTAAGCAAAGTGGCATCGCAGCCAAAAATACTGGAGTCAGGGCCAAGAAAATCCTCTGCAATGGATGTCAGAAGTACGAAAGTCAGCAGCTCATATGGGGTGGCAACGAAAACagaactcaagcacaagatttCTAGTTTCAGGGATTTACTTGATCTTTCTCCTTGTGTTGGCTCGGCTTCAGTGAACGAG CTGCTCATATTGACCGTGAAGGATCTTCTTAAACTTTATCCGTGTATCAACCGAGATGTGCCAGTATTAGAAATTGAACATGCAACGATGCATAAG GCTATGAAACTCTTGTGTGATGCTCTAAAATCATTAGGAGATCTATGGGCAAAAGAGGAGTGGGTGATCCAATGCAAATATGATTCGTCTATGGAATTTGAACACGCTGATTTGGAGCAAATCG CGCTAGAAATGCTTGATGAAATGATAAAGCTAGCAAGAGAACGAATATTTGATACTATGGATGAGGACGAAGAGAGGAGAGAATCTAGATGTGGAACGGCTACATTTGAAGAGGCTTTCTCTGAATCCTATTCGGAAAGTAAAATGTCTGTTTCGTCCTCTCCTGAAACGCCAACTTCAGTTCTTCCATGGAAGGCCTCAACTCAGATAGAGAAAACACCATATTCTCTGACTCTGCTCATTAGACCCAGAGTTCTGGAGATCAGAAAACTGAACTCCATTGATGTCAAGCACATTTCTCTCGACATGTTCCCTCACAAAGTTGTTCAAGATCCTAGATACCTTGTACAATTAAGCGAGACTGGAGAGGAGGATGAGGGATGCAAAACGAGAGGAGCCGATATAAATGAGGTTAACCACAATCTTGAGATTATAGAGAGGATCAATGATGTTGATAGCCCAGACTGCGCAATGAAAGTTGACACGATCAAAGAAACATTGGTGAAATTGTCTCCACCAACACAACCTCCAGTGGCACCATTGCCTCCTATTGGGCTAACACTTCCATCTATGACATTACAAAAATTGGCTCcatcaccaccaccaccaccaccctGTGTGAAATCTCAAAAATTAGTACCAACTCCACCGCCATCACCACCACAAATGGCATTAAAAGATGGTTCACCACCACTGCAACCCCCTGTGATGTGTAGTGAAAGAGTATCTGCTCCACCACCGCTGCCACCCCCTGAGATGTCTAGTGAAACAGTATCTACTCAACCCCCATCACCACCACAAATGGTATCAAGAAATGATGCACCGCCGCCGCCACTTTATGTGATGTCTAGTGAAAGAGTATATGCTCCACCACCACCGCAACCCCATGTGGTGTCTAGTGAAATAGTATCTGCTCCACCACCAGGAATGACACCAAGAAACGGTGCACAACCACCAACTCCGCCGATGGCAAAAGGAGCTGTTCCTCCACCCCCACCAGGGCTTGGTGGTGCCAAGAACCTTCGTCTCATGAAATCTGCCTCGAAATTGAAGAGATCATCCCAGATGGGTAATCTTTATAGACTTCTCAAGGGGAAAGTAGAAGGTTCGAATGTAGATGTTAAGGTGTCAGGAAGAAAGGGTAGAGTTGGAGCTGCCTCTGGCGGAAAACAGGGAATGGCTGATGCATTGGCAGAGATGACAAAAAG GTCTGCATACTTCCAAAAAATAGAAGAGGATGTCAAGATTCATGCAGAATCAATCAAGGAGGTGAAAAATGCAATTAGTTCGTTTCAGACATCTGACATGGTCGAGCTTCTGAAATTCTACAAATACGTAGAATCTCACCTGGAGAAACTAACAGATGAAACTCAG GTGCTAgcaagatttgaagattttccaACGAAAAAGTTGGAAGCTTTGAGGATGGCTGCAGCACTATACTCCAAACTAGATTCAATAGCCTCTACTTTACAGAACTGGCCAATAGTTTCGCCTGTTCGCCAACTCCTGGACAAGGCTGAGAGTTTCTTCAATAAG ATCAAGGGAGAAATTGATGCATTAGAGCGAACAAAAGATGAAGAAGCCAAGAAATTTCAGGGCCATAAGATTAAATTTGATTTTGGCATTCTTCTACGGGTGAAAGAATTGATGGTGGATCTATCTTCAAGTTGCATGGAGTTGGCACTAAAG GAAAAGAAAAATGCCATTTCACAAGAAAATAGTGAATTCAAATGTGAAAGGAGAAATAGCAGACCTGAAAAAATACTATGGAAGTCCTTTCAGTTTGCATTCCGAGTTTATTCATTTGCAGGTGGGCATGATGACCGAGCAGACAAGCTTACAAGAGAACTTGCTGATGAAATTGAGACCGATCCTCTTCACTAA
- the LOC142555903 gene encoding uncharacterized protein LOC142555903 isoform X2, translated as MEFEHADLEQIALEMLDEMIKLARERIFDTMDEDEERRESRCGTATFEEAFSESYSESKMSVSSSPETPTSVLPWKASTQIEKTPYSLTLLIRPRVLEIRKLNSIDVKHISLDMFPHKVVQDPRYLVQLSETGEEDEGCKTRGADINEVNHNLEIIERINDVDSPDCAMKVDTIKETLVKLSPPTQPPVAPLPPIGLTLPSMTLQKLAPSPPPPPPCVKSQKLVPTPPPSPPQMALKDGSPPLQPPVMCSERVSAPPPLPPPEMSSETVSTQPPSPPQMVSRNDAPPPPLYVMSSERVYAPPPPQPHVVSSEIVSAPPPGMTPRNGAQPPTPPMAKGAVPPPPPGLGGAKNLRLMKSASKLKRSSQMGNLYRLLKGKVEGSNVDVKVSGRKGRVGAASGGKQGMADALAEMTKRSAYFQKIEEDVKIHAESIKEVKNAISSFQTSDMVELLKFYKYVESHLEKLTDETQVLARFEDFPTKKLEALRMAAALYSKLDSIASTLQNWPIVSPVRQLLDKAESFFNKIKGEIDALERTKDEEAKKFQGHKIKFDFGILLRVKELMVDLSSSCMELALKEKKNAISQENSEFKCERRNSRPEKILWKSFQFAFRVYSFAGGHDDRADKLTRELADEIETDPLH; from the exons ATGGAATTTGAACACGCTGATTTGGAGCAAATCG CGCTAGAAATGCTTGATGAAATGATAAAGCTAGCAAGAGAACGAATATTTGATACTATGGATGAGGACGAAGAGAGGAGAGAATCTAGATGTGGAACGGCTACATTTGAAGAGGCTTTCTCTGAATCCTATTCGGAAAGTAAAATGTCTGTTTCGTCCTCTCCTGAAACGCCAACTTCAGTTCTTCCATGGAAGGCCTCAACTCAGATAGAGAAAACACCATATTCTCTGACTCTGCTCATTAGACCCAGAGTTCTGGAGATCAGAAAACTGAACTCCATTGATGTCAAGCACATTTCTCTCGACATGTTCCCTCACAAAGTTGTTCAAGATCCTAGATACCTTGTACAATTAAGCGAGACTGGAGAGGAGGATGAGGGATGCAAAACGAGAGGAGCCGATATAAATGAGGTTAACCACAATCTTGAGATTATAGAGAGGATCAATGATGTTGATAGCCCAGACTGCGCAATGAAAGTTGACACGATCAAAGAAACATTGGTGAAATTGTCTCCACCAACACAACCTCCAGTGGCACCATTGCCTCCTATTGGGCTAACACTTCCATCTATGACATTACAAAAATTGGCTCcatcaccaccaccaccaccaccctGTGTGAAATCTCAAAAATTAGTACCAACTCCACCGCCATCACCACCACAAATGGCATTAAAAGATGGTTCACCACCACTGCAACCCCCTGTGATGTGTAGTGAAAGAGTATCTGCTCCACCACCGCTGCCACCCCCTGAGATGTCTAGTGAAACAGTATCTACTCAACCCCCATCACCACCACAAATGGTATCAAGAAATGATGCACCGCCGCCGCCACTTTATGTGATGTCTAGTGAAAGAGTATATGCTCCACCACCACCGCAACCCCATGTGGTGTCTAGTGAAATAGTATCTGCTCCACCACCAGGAATGACACCAAGAAACGGTGCACAACCACCAACTCCGCCGATGGCAAAAGGAGCTGTTCCTCCACCCCCACCAGGGCTTGGTGGTGCCAAGAACCTTCGTCTCATGAAATCTGCCTCGAAATTGAAGAGATCATCCCAGATGGGTAATCTTTATAGACTTCTCAAGGGGAAAGTAGAAGGTTCGAATGTAGATGTTAAGGTGTCAGGAAGAAAGGGTAGAGTTGGAGCTGCCTCTGGCGGAAAACAGGGAATGGCTGATGCATTGGCAGAGATGACAAAAAG GTCTGCATACTTCCAAAAAATAGAAGAGGATGTCAAGATTCATGCAGAATCAATCAAGGAGGTGAAAAATGCAATTAGTTCGTTTCAGACATCTGACATGGTCGAGCTTCTGAAATTCTACAAATACGTAGAATCTCACCTGGAGAAACTAACAGATGAAACTCAG GTGCTAgcaagatttgaagattttccaACGAAAAAGTTGGAAGCTTTGAGGATGGCTGCAGCACTATACTCCAAACTAGATTCAATAGCCTCTACTTTACAGAACTGGCCAATAGTTTCGCCTGTTCGCCAACTCCTGGACAAGGCTGAGAGTTTCTTCAATAAG ATCAAGGGAGAAATTGATGCATTAGAGCGAACAAAAGATGAAGAAGCCAAGAAATTTCAGGGCCATAAGATTAAATTTGATTTTGGCATTCTTCTACGGGTGAAAGAATTGATGGTGGATCTATCTTCAAGTTGCATGGAGTTGGCACTAAAG GAAAAGAAAAATGCCATTTCACAAGAAAATAGTGAATTCAAATGTGAAAGGAGAAATAGCAGACCTGAAAAAATACTATGGAAGTCCTTTCAGTTTGCATTCCGAGTTTATTCATTTGCAGGTGGGCATGATGACCGAGCAGACAAGCTTACAAGAGAACTTGCTGATGAAATTGAGACCGATCCTCTTCACTAA